From Daucus carota subsp. sativus chromosome 6, DH1 v3.0, whole genome shotgun sequence, the proteins below share one genomic window:
- the LOC108227564 gene encoding phospholipase D alpha 1, giving the protein MSQRLLHGTLHVTIYEVDHLNAGLTGGLLGKFRANLEDTVGFGKGTPKIYATIDLEKARVGRTRMIQNEPNSPKWYESFHIYCGHFASNVIFTVKDNNPIGATLIGRAYVPVHDLLEGEEVDRWVSILDKNKKPISKGSKIHVKLQFFDVTHDRNWARGIKSSKFPGVPYTFCSQRQGCRVSLYQDAHVPDNFVPKIPLSGGKFYEAHRCWEDIFDAITNAKHFIYITGWSVYTEFSLIRDSRRPKPGGDMMLGELLKKKADEGVKVLLLVWDDITSVGLLKKDGLMATHDQESELYFQGTNVNCILCPRNPDGGGSRVQGLTISTMFTHHQKIVVVDSEMPNGGSEKRRVVSFVGGIDLCDGRYDTPFHSLFRTLDTAHHDDFHQPNFEGAAITKGGPREPWHDIHSRLEGPIAWDVLFNFEQRWKKQGGKNVLVNLRELENIIIPPSAVTFPDDNDTWNVQLFRSIDGGAAFGFPDTPEAAAKAGLISGKDNIIDRSIQDAYIHAIRRAKNFIYIENQYFLGSSFGWNSEDIIDADVNALHLIPKELSLKIVSKIEAGERFTVYVVVPMWPEGLPESASVQAILDWQRRTMQMMYKDIVQALQANGIEEDPRNYLTFFCLGNREVKNSGEYEPSQQPLPNTDYSRAQEARRFMIYVHAKMMIVDDEYIIVGSANINQRSMDGGKDSEIAMGAYQPYHLATRQPARGQIHGFRMSLWYEHLGMLDDTFQHPESVGCIQKLNTVADKYWDLYASETLEHDLPGHLLRYPIAVTSEGNVTELPGMEFFPDTRARVLGVKSDYLPPILTT; this is encoded by the exons ATGTCTCAAAGACTGCTTCATGGAACTCTTCATGTCACCATCTATGAGGTTGATCACCTCAATGCCGGTCTCACTGGTGGTCTTTTGGGCAAG TTTAGGGCGAACCTTGAAGATACCGTTGGCTTCGGCAAAGGAACTCCAAAAATCTATGCAACTATTGATCTGGAGAAGGCTAGAGTTGGGCGTACCAGAATGATACAAAATGAACCGAACAGTCCAAAGTGGTATGAATCTTTTCATATTTACTGCGGTCATTTTGCATCCAATGTTATATTCACTGTCAAGGATAACAATCCAATTGGTGCAACTTTGATTGGAAGAGCATATGTGCCAGTTCATGATCTTTTGGAAGGGGAGGAAGTGGATAGATGGGTTAGTATCTTGGATAAAAACAAAAAGCCTATTAGTAAAGGTTCCAAAATTCATgtgaagctacaattttttgACGTCACTCATGATCGTAACTGGGCCCGCGGAATCAAAAGCTCCAAGTTTCCAGGAGTTCCTTACACTTTCTGCTCACAGAGACAAGGTTGTCGAGTTTCTTTGTACCAAGATGCCCATGTTCCTGACAATTTTGTGCCTAAGATTCCTCTGTCTGGAGGCAAGTTTTATGAGGCCCATAGATGTTGGGAGGATATCTTTGATGCAATTACCAAcgcaaaacattttatttacaTTACTGGCTGGTCTGTATATACTGAGTTCTCCTTGATAAGGGACTCGAGGAGGCCAAAGCCGGGAGGAGACATGATGCTTGGTGAGTTGCTTAAGAAAAAGGCAGATGAAGGCGTTAAGGTTCTTTTGCTTGTTTGGGATGACATAACCTCTGTGGGTCTACTTAAGAAAGATGGTTTGATGGCCACCCATGATCAAGAATCTGAGCTGTACTTTCAAGGTACTAATGTAAATTGCATTCTCTGCCCCCGTAATCCTGATGGTGGTGGAAGCAGAGTTCAAGGTTTAACTATTTCTACCATGTTCACTCATCACCAGAAGATAGTCGTGGTGGACAGTGAGATGCCTAACGGAGGATCAGAGAAAAGAAGAGTTGTGAGTTTTGTTGGTGGTATTGATTTATGTGACGGGAGATATGATACTCCTTTTCATTCACTTTTTAGGACGTTGGATACTGCACACCATGATGATTTCCACCAACCTAATTTCGAAGGTGCTGCAATTACCAAAGGTGGACCTAGGGAGCCTTGGCATGATATCCACTCGCGCCTTGAAGGTCCAATTGCTTGGGATGTATTGTTTAATTTTGAGCAGAGATGGAAAAAGCAAGGTGGAAAAAATGTACTTGTGAATTTGAGAGAGCTTGAGAACATCATCATCCCACCATCAGCAGTGACATTTCCTGATGACAATGACACATGGAATGTTCAGTTATTCAGATCCATTGATGGTGGAGCTGCTTTTGGCTTCCCTGACACACCTGAAGCAGCAGCTAAAGCAGGTCTTATCAGTGGAAAGGATAATATAATTGATCGAAGTATTCAGGATGCTTATATTCATGCTATTCGACGggcaaaaaatttcatttatatCGAAAATCAGTATTTTCTCGGAAGTTCTTTTGGCTGGAACTCAGAGGATATAATTGATGCAGATGTCAATGCTTTGCATCTAATACCAAAGGAGCTCTCTCTGAAGATTGTCAGTAAAATCGAAGCTGGAGAGAGGTTCACTGTTTATGTTGTGGTCCCAATGTGGCCAGAAGGGCTACCAGAAAGTGCGTCAGTTCAAGCCATTCTGGACTGGCAAAGAAGGACAATGCAGATGATGTATAAGGATATTGTTCAGGCTCTCCAGGCTAACGGAATCGAAGAGGACCCTAGAAATTATTTGACATTTTTCTGTCTTGGCAATCGCGAGGTAAAGAATAGTGGAGAATATGAACCTTCACAGCAGCCACTTCCAAATACAGATTATAGTAGAGCCCAAGAAGCCCGTCGTTTTATGATCTATGTGCATGCCAAGATGATGATAG TTGATGATGAGTATATAATAGTTGGGTCTGCCAATATCAACCAGAGATCAATGGATGGCGGCAAGGATTCTGAGATAGCTATGGGAGCCTATCAACCATATCATCTAGCAACTAGGCAACCAGCAAGGGGTCAAATTCATGGATTCAGGATGTCGTTATGGTATGAGCACCTGGGAATGCTTGATGACACCTTCCAGCATCCAGAGAGTGTTGGTTGTATCCAGAAACTGAATACGGTAGCAGACAAATACTGGGATCTCTATGCAAGTGAAACTCTGGAACATGACTTGCCTGGACACTTGCTCAGATACCCGATTGCTGTTACTAGTGAAGGGAATGTCACAGAGCTTCCAGGCATGGAGTTTTTCCCAGACACCAGAGCACGTGTTCTTGGTGTTAAATCTGATTACTTGCCTCCCATTCTCACAACATGA
- the LOC108226190 gene encoding xyloglucan O-acetyltransferase 4 yields MEQPLYTNKSCPVMREPRNCFMNGRVDTDFLKWRWQPNTCKLPRSNPKLFLEIFRGKSMAFIGDSVARNHMESLLCLLYQEEIPVNIYSASEDRIVKYRFPNHDFTLMVLWTTFLVQQDEVMNYLSPADNFTLHIDKVNEVWMKELPSALDYAIISNGHWFFNRRFYLYQDGALIGCVSCNEPDIPKHDFTFAVRMSMRTALKYTERFKGITTVLRTFSPGHYENGNWNSGGSCTRTSPLHELADAKIMRSYNVSMELRGIQLEELERAKRREIKERRLLALDITRAMLMRPDGHPDTHFPGVGRGSHDCVHWCLPGPIDAWNDLLLATLLKETG; encoded by the exons ATGGAGCAGCCTCTGTACACAAATAAAAGTTGCCCTGTAATGAGAGAGCCTAGAAACTGTTTCATGAATGGAAGGGTAGACACAGATTTTCTCAAGTGGAGATGGCAACCTAATACATGTAAACTTCCCAGGTCTAATCCGAAGTTGTTTCTTGAGATTTTCCGGGGGAAATCTATGGCATTTATTGGCGACTCTGTTGCCAGAAATCACATGGAATCACTGCTCTGTCTATTGTACCAG GAGGAAATTCCAGTAAACATATACTCGGCTTCAGAAGACAGGATAGTCAAGTATCGCTTTCCAAACCATGATTTCACCCTGATGGTTTTATGGACTACCTTCCTTGTACAACAAGATGAAGTCATGAATTATTTATCACCCGCCGACAATTTTACCCTACATATTGACAAGGTCAATGAAGTTTGGATGAAAGAACTACCATCAGCTCTAGACTATGCTATTATCTCTAATGGCCATTGGTTCTTCAATAGGCGCTTCTATCTTTACCAAGATGGTGCATTGATTGGTTGTGTTTCGTGCAATGAACCAGATATTCCAAAGCACGATTTCACATTTGCAGTCAGAATGTCTATGAGAACTGCACTCAAGTACACAGAACGTTTCAAGGGTATAACGACGGTGTTAAGGACATTCTCACCTGGACATTATGAGAATGGGAATTGGAACAGCGGCGGATCCTGCACACGAACTAGTCCTCTACATGAACTGGCCGATGCTAAAATCATGAGGTCTTATAACGTATCTATGGAATTGAGGGGGATTCAACTGGAGGAGTTGGAGAGAGCTAAAAGAAGGGAAATTAAAGAGAGACGGCTTTTGGCATTGGACATAACAAGGGCAATGTTGATGAGACCTGATGGACATCCTGATACTCATTTTCCCGGTGTAGGGAGAGGAAGTCATGATTGTGTACATTGGTGCTTACCAGGTCCAATTGATGCATGGAATGACCTTTTGTTGGCAACTTTGCTCAAGGAGACCGGCTAA
- the LOC108226700 gene encoding ethylene-responsive transcription factor WIN1, translating to MVQSKKFRGVRQRHWGSWVAEIRHPLLKRRVWLGTFETAEEAARAYDEAAVLMSGRNAKTNFPVPPQAPQQTDDKNNNTEKDNPAQLQLGSSSSSSSSSSLSTILSAKLRKCCKSPSPSLTCLRLDTENSHIGVWQKRAGPRSVSSWVMTVDLGNNISNSGTQQEQDVPAAEQAAASPSCSTAARNSDGVECGNLDEDERITLQMIEELLN from the exons ATGGTACAATCAAAGAAGTTCCGAGGTGTCCGCCAGCGCCATTGGGGCTCTTGGGTTGCTGAGATTCGCCATCCTTTATT GAAGAGAAGGGTGTGGCTAGGGACATTTGAAACGGCGGAAGAGGCGGCGAGGGCATACGACGAAGCTGCGGTGCTAATGAGTGGCCGGAATGCCAAGACAAATTTCCCAGTCCCCCCACAAGCACCGCAGCAAACAGATGATAAAAACAACAACACCGAAAAAGATAATCCTGCACAGCTTCAATTGGGATCATCTTCCTCATCGTCGTCGTCTTCCTCGCTTTCCACTATTTTAAGCGCAAAGCTTCGAAAATGCTGTAAGTCTCCATCCCCTTCACTAACATGCTTAAGGCTGGACACCGAGAATTCTCATATTGGAGTGTGGCAGAAGCGAGCCGGGCCACGTTCGGTTTCCAGCTGGGTCATGACAGTTGACCTAGGAAACAACATCAGTAACAGTGGTACTCAACAAGAACAAGATGTTCCGGCTGCTGAACAAGCGGCAGCTTCACCGAGCTGCAGCACAGCAGCTAGAAATAGTGATGGAGTTGAATGCGGTAATTTGGATGAAGATGAGAGAATTACACTTCAAATGATCGAAGAACTTTTAAATTGA
- the LOC108225465 gene encoding uncharacterized protein LOC108225465 isoform X3, which translates to MRVEQVKIKPQSRSKMGFTGDTAASFKSIPTRQSFTQAITLGLIVTSALIIWKALMCITGSESPVVVVLSESMEPAFQRGDILFLSMSEEPIRAGEIVVFKVKGRPIPIVHRVIKVHERQDGGEECVVTKGDNNREDDRVLYPPGQLWLRRNDIMGRAAGYIFL; encoded by the exons ATGCGTGTTGAACAAGTCAAAATCAAACCCCAGAGCAGAAGCAAGATGGGATTCACCGGAGACACTGCAGCTTCTTTCAAATCTATTCCGACGAGACAATCATTTACCCAGGCCATTACACTTG GTTTGATTGTTACATCTGCATTGATTATATGGAAAGCATTGATGTGCATAACGGGAAGTGAATCTCCCGTAGTTGTTGTACTTTCAGAAAGCATGGAACCTGCCTTTCAGCGA GGAGACATTTTGTTCTTGTCAATGAGCGAAGAGCCCATTCGTGCAGGTGAAATTGTTGTTTTCAAAGTAAAA GGCAGGCCCATTCCTATTGTTCATCGTGTCATTAAG GTTCATGAACGGCAAGATGGTGGGGAAGAGTGTGTAGTAACAAAAG GAGATAACAATAGAGAAGATGACAGAGTCTTATATCCTCCTGGTCAGCTCTGGCTTCGGAGAAATGACATCATGGGTAGAGCTGCAgggtatatatttttataa
- the LOC108225465 gene encoding uncharacterized protein LOC108225465 isoform X2 encodes MRVEQVKIKPQSRSKMGFTGDTAASFKSIPTRQSFTQAITLGLIVTSALIIWKALMCITGSESPVVVVLSESMEPAFQRGDILFLSMSEEPIRAGEIVVFKVKGRPIPIVHRVIKVHERQDGGEECVVTKGDNNREDDRVLYPPGQLWLRRNDIMGRAAGFLPYVGWVTIIMTEKPVIKYILIGALGFLVITSKDNNSLE; translated from the exons ATGCGTGTTGAACAAGTCAAAATCAAACCCCAGAGCAGAAGCAAGATGGGATTCACCGGAGACACTGCAGCTTCTTTCAAATCTATTCCGACGAGACAATCATTTACCCAGGCCATTACACTTG GTTTGATTGTTACATCTGCATTGATTATATGGAAAGCATTGATGTGCATAACGGGAAGTGAATCTCCCGTAGTTGTTGTACTTTCAGAAAGCATGGAACCTGCCTTTCAGCGA GGAGACATTTTGTTCTTGTCAATGAGCGAAGAGCCCATTCGTGCAGGTGAAATTGTTGTTTTCAAAGTAAAA GGCAGGCCCATTCCTATTGTTCATCGTGTCATTAAG GTTCATGAACGGCAAGATGGTGGGGAAGAGTGTGTAGTAACAAAAG GAGATAACAATAGAGAAGATGACAGAGTCTTATATCCTCCTGGTCAGCTCTGGCTTCGGAGAAATGACATCATGGGTAGAGCTGCAgg GTTCTTACCTTATGTTGGATGGGTTACCATCATAATGACCGAAAAGCCAGTGATAAAG TATATTCTTATTGGAGCTCTAGGATTCCTTGTTATAACCTCAAAGG ACAATAACAGTTTGGAGTAA
- the LOC108225465 gene encoding uncharacterized protein LOC108225465 isoform X1 produces the protein MRVEQVKIKPQSRSKMGFTGDTAASFKSIPTRQSFTQAITLGLIVTSALIIWKALMCITGSESPVVVVLSESMEPAFQRGDILFLSMSEEPIRAGEIVVFKVKVHERQDGGEECVVTKGDNNREDDRVLYPPGQLWLRRNDIMGRAAGFLPYVGWVTIIMTEKPVIKYILIGALGFLVITSKDNNSLE, from the exons ATGCGTGTTGAACAAGTCAAAATCAAACCCCAGAGCAGAAGCAAGATGGGATTCACCGGAGACACTGCAGCTTCTTTCAAATCTATTCCGACGAGACAATCATTTACCCAGGCCATTACACTTG GTTTGATTGTTACATCTGCATTGATTATATGGAAAGCATTGATGTGCATAACGGGAAGTGAATCTCCCGTAGTTGTTGTACTTTCAGAAAGCATGGAACCTGCCTTTCAGCGA GGAGACATTTTGTTCTTGTCAATGAGCGAAGAGCCCATTCGTGCAGGTGAAATTGTTGTTTTCAAAGTAAAA GTTCATGAACGGCAAGATGGTGGGGAAGAGTGTGTAGTAACAAAAG GAGATAACAATAGAGAAGATGACAGAGTCTTATATCCTCCTGGTCAGCTCTGGCTTCGGAGAAATGACATCATGGGTAGAGCTGCAgg GTTCTTACCTTATGTTGGATGGGTTACCATCATAATGACCGAAAAGCCAGTGATAAAG TATATTCTTATTGGAGCTCTAGGATTCCTTGTTATAACCTCAAAGG ACAATAACAGTTTGGAGTAA
- the LOC108225116 gene encoding uncharacterized protein LOC108225116: MTSTACFMIVSRNDIPIYEAEVGAAPKKEEAVHQHQFILHAALDIVQDIAWTTSAMFLKSIDRFNDLVVSVYVTAGHTRLMLLHDSRNDDGIKSFFQEVHELYIKSLLNPLYLPGSRIKSSHFDTKVRALARKYL, encoded by the exons ATGACTAGTACTGCGTGTTTTATGATTGTGAGCCGAAACGACATTCCTATATACGAAGCTGAAGTCGGTGCTGCCCCTAAA AAAGAAGAGGCTGTCCATCAGCACCAGTTCATATTGCATGCTGCACTGGATATTGTCCAGGACATTGCATGGACAACAAGTGCTAT GTTTCTGAAATCAATTGACAGGTTCAATGATTTGGTCGTTTCGGTATACGTGACTGCTGGT CATACGCGATTGATGCTGCTGCATGACTCAAGGAATGATGATGGAATCAAAAGCTTCTTTCAAGAGGTTCATGAATTATATATCAAG AGTCTTCTGAATCCCTTGTATCTTCCTGGATCTCGCATTAAATCGTCTCATTTTGATACAAAAGTTCGTGCTCTTGCAAGAAAATATTTGTGA
- the LOC108226530 gene encoding late embryogenesis abundant protein Dc3 encodes MASYQDQSYKAGEAKGHTQEKTGQMADTMKDKAQAAKDKASEMAGSARDRTVESKDQTGSYVSDKAGAVKDKTCETAQAAKEKTGGAMQATKEKASEMGESAKETAVAGKEKTGGLMSSAAEQVKGMAQGATEAVKNTFGMAGADEEEKTTTTRVTRSSARTE; translated from the exons ATGGCATCTTATCAAGATCAGAGCTACAAAGCTGGCGAAGCCAAAGGCCATACTCAG GAGAAAACAGGACAGATGGCTGATACAATGAAAGACAAGGCCCAAGCTGCCAAGGACAAGGCCTCTGAAATGGCTGGATCTGCCAGGGACCGGACAGTTGAGTCCAAGGATCAGACAGGCAGCTATGTTTCAGACAAGGCAGGCGCGGTGAAGGACAAGACATGTGAGACGGCTCAGGCGGCAAAGGAGAAAACTGGAGGAGCTATGCAGGCCACCAAGGAGAAGGCTTCTGAGATGGGAGAGTCTGCCAAGGAGACTGCTGTGGCAGGGAAAGAGAAGACCGGGGGGCTCATGTCTTCGGCGGCGGAGCAAGTGAAGGGCATGGCTCAGGGGGCTACGGAGGCTGTGAAGAACACTTTTGGTATGGCTGGGGCTGATGAGGAAGAGAAGACTACGACTACTCGGGTCACCAGGTCCTCTGCGAGAACAGAGTAA
- the LOC108224610 gene encoding monothiol glutaredoxin-S15, mitochondrial, which produces MAKSLSGLLFKGISAFPAARSISLGSRSSYLHGMQFSTTVPNDPDTHDDFKPKNKLENADISVKDIVEQDVKDNPVMLYMKGDPEIPRCGFSSLAVRVLKEYRIPIASRNILEDPELKLAVRDFSHWPTFPQIFIKGEFIGGSDIILNMHQNGELKEKLKDIVAQSE; this is translated from the exons ATGGCCAAATCATTATCTGGCTTACTCTTCAAGGGCATTTCGGCCTTTCCAGCCGCTCGTTCTATCTCACTG GGATCCAGATCAAGTTACTTGCATGGAATGCAATTCTCAACTACTGTGCCAAATGATCCCGACACACATGATGATTTTAAACCCAAAAATAAGCTTGAGAATGCTGACATCTCAGTGAAGGACATTGTTGAACAG GATGTCAAAGACAATCCAGTGATGCTTTACATGAAAGGGGATCCTGAAATTCCACGTTGTGGATTTAGCTCTCTTGCAGTGAGAGTGCTGAAGGAGTACA GAATTCCAATTGCTTCAAGAAATATATTAGAAGATCCCGAGCTTAAGCTTGCCGTAAGAGATTTTAG CCACTGGCCCACCTTTCCACAGATATTTATCAAGGGGGAGTTCATTGGAGGATCAGATATCATTCTTAATATGCATCAG AATGGCGAACTGAAGGAAAAGCTCAAGGACATAGTTGCTCAATCAGAGTGA
- the LOC108224609 gene encoding uncharacterized protein LOC108224609, translating into MSYANSSMSSGSQTSRRQLEFGRTYVVKPKGKHQATIVWLHGLGDNGSSSSQLLENLPLPNIKWICPTAPTRPVALLGGFPRTAWFDVAELSEDGPDDMEGLDSSAAHIAKLLSTEPSDIHLGIGGFSMGAAAALYSASCYAQGRYGNGNSYPINLRAVVGLSGWLPCSRSLRNKIQSSHEAARRAAYLPILLCHGTSDEIIPFKHGENSSYFLSSAGFRYLTFKTYEGLGHYTVPKEMEEVCNWLHSMLGLKGSR; encoded by the exons ATGAGCTATGCAAATTCTTCAATGAGTTCTG GGAGCCAAACATCTAGAAGACAACTCGAATTCGGAAGGACCTATGTGGTGAAACCCAAAGGTAAACACCAAGCAACAATAGTTTGGCTGCATGGTCTTGGTGATAACGGCTCCAG CTCATCCCAACTATTGGAAAATCTCCCCCTTCCAAAT ATTAAATGGATATGCCCAACTGCTCCTACCCGTCCGGTGGCTCTACTAGGGGGCTTCCCTCGCACCGCAT GGTTTGACGTAGCAGAGCTTTCTGAAGATGGTCCAGACGATATGGAGGGTTTAGACTCTTCAGCAGCACATATTGCTAAATTGTTATCAACAGAGCCTTCTGACA TTCATCTTGGTATTGGGGGCTTTAGTATGGGCGCTGCCGCAGCCCTCTACTCTGCCTCTTGCTATGCTCAGGGAAGATATGGAAACGGCAATTCTTACCCTATAAACCTAAGAGCTGTTGTAGGTCTAAGTGGCTGGCTTCCTTGTTCAAG GAGCTTGAGGAACAAGATACAATCTTCACATGAGGCTGCAAGGCGTGCTGCATATTTGCCAATATTACTTTGCCATGGAACCT CTGATGAAATAATTCCTTTCAAGCATGGAGAAAACTCCAGCTACTTTCTGAGCTCAGCTGGATTCCGATACCTCACATTCAAAACTTATGAAGG GCTTGGACATTACACAGTCcctaaggaaatggaagagGTCTGCAACTGGCTACACAGCATGTTGGGGCTTAAGGGGTCGCGCTGA